Proteins found in one Xenopus laevis strain J_2021 chromosome 1L, Xenopus_laevis_v10.1, whole genome shotgun sequence genomic segment:
- the mapk4.L gene encoding mitogen-activated protein kinase 4 isoform X2 — MWAAGCILAEMLTGRMLFAGSHELEQMQLILDTIPVIHEEDKEELLKVMPSFINATWEVKKPLRKLLPEMNSEAIDFLEKILTFNPMDRLTAEAALQHPYMSPYSCPEDEPISQHPFRIEDEIDDILLMEASQSQLSNWDRYQVSLSSDLDWRSDLSRGMSDVQRDPRAGSELQVEEAQVDPRKYSQSSSERFLEQSHSSMDRVFEGDCGKSFEYKVGSPSYLDKLLWRDNKPHHYSEPKLIMDLSNWKRTTIPPAEDLTLQEEPSNLFLEIAQWVKSTQVGLECPSKPCSDTQEHNPPCSPRHELPSSISKDAESQFDLDVFITRALKLCTSQEDLADNKLADLNGACISEHPNDIVQKETFHKDRW; from the exons ATGTGGGCAGCTGGGTGTATACTGGCAGAGATGCTCACAGGGAGAATGCTGTTTGCAG GAAGCCATGAATTGGAGCAGATGCAGCTGATATTGGACACAATCCCTGTGATTCATGAAGAAGATAAGGAAGAGCTTCTGAAAGTTATGCCATCTTTTATAAATGCCACTTGGGAGGTTAAGAAACCTCTACGAAAGCTGCTTCCTGAGATGAACTCGGAGG CTATtgatttcttggaaaagataCTGACCTTCAACCCAATGGATCGATTAACTGCTGAGGCTGCTCTACAGCATCCCTACATGAGCCCCTACTCCTGCCCTGAGGATGAGCCAATATCCCAACATCCCTTCCGGATAGAGGATGAAATTGATGATATTTTGCTCATGGAAGCCAGTCAGAGCCAACTCTCTAACTGGGACAG GTACCAAGTGAGTCTGTCTTCTGACTTGGACTGGAGGTCCGACCTAAGCCGTGGAATGAGCGATGTCCAAAGAGACCCTCGAGCCGGATCTGAACTGCAAGTAGAAGAAGCTCAAGTGGACCCACGCAAGTATTCCCAAAGCAGCTCTGAGAGATTCTTGGAACAATCCCACTCTTCAATGGATAGGGTTTTTGAAGGAGATTGTGGAAAGTCCTTTGAATATAAAGTAGGGTCACCTTCCTACCTGGACAAGTTGCTCTGGAGAGACAACAAGCCCCACCACTACTCAGAACCCAAGCTAATTATGGACCTCTCTAACTGGAAAAGAACAACAATCCCACCGGCTGAAGACTTAACACTGCAAGAGGAGCCATCCAACCTTTTTCTAGAGATAGCTCAGTGGGTAAAGAGCACCCAGGTTGGTCTTGAGTGTCCTTCCAAGCCATGTTCAGACACCCAAGAACATAACCCACCTTGCTCTCCTAGACATGAGCTGCCAAGTAGTATCAGCAAAGACGCAGAGTCTCAATTTGACCTTGATGTTTTTATTACTAGGGCGTTAAAATTATGTACTAGCCAAGAAGACTTGGCGGACAATAAACTGGCGGATCTAAATGGAGCCTGCATCTCAGAACACCCAAACGACATAGTCCAAAAGGAAACATTTCATAAAGACAGATGGTAG
- the mapk4.L gene encoding mitogen-activated protein kinase 4 isoform X1, producing the protein MAEKCEYIANMYGYDLGRQFVDFKPLGFGANGLVLSAVDSKHSRKVAVKKITISDGRSMKHALREIKIIRRLSHDNIVKVHAVLGPRGADLQGDILKYNLVYIVQEHMETDLAQLLEQGPLTEDHAKLFMYQLLRGLKYIHSANVLHRDLKPANIFISTEELLLKIGDFGLARIVDQHYSHKGYLSEGLVTKWYRSPRLLLSPNNYTKAIDMWAAGCILAEMLTGRMLFAGSHELEQMQLILDTIPVIHEEDKEELLKVMPSFINATWEVKKPLRKLLPEMNSEAIDFLEKILTFNPMDRLTAEAALQHPYMSPYSCPEDEPISQHPFRIEDEIDDILLMEASQSQLSNWDRYQVSLSSDLDWRSDLSRGMSDVQRDPRAGSELQVEEAQVDPRKYSQSSSERFLEQSHSSMDRVFEGDCGKSFEYKVGSPSYLDKLLWRDNKPHHYSEPKLIMDLSNWKRTTIPPAEDLTLQEEPSNLFLEIAQWVKSTQVGLECPSKPCSDTQEHNPPCSPRHELPSSISKDAESQFDLDVFITRALKLCTSQEDLADNKLADLNGACISEHPNDIVQKETFHKDRW; encoded by the exons ATGGCAGAAAAGTGCGAGTATATTGCCAACATGTATGGCTACGATTTGGGCCGCCAATTTGTGGATTTTAAACCGTTGGGGTTTGGGGCTAATGGCTTAGTTCTGTCGGCTGTTGATAGCAAGCACTCCAGAAAGGTAGCTGTGAAAAAGATCACAATCAGTGATGGCCGAAGCATGAAGCACGCCTTGAGGGAAATAAAGATTATCCGGCGGCTGAGTCATGACAACATTGTAAAAGTCCATGCTGTACTTGGTCCAAGAGGAGCTGACTTGCAAGGAGACATCTTAAAGTACAACTTGGTTTATATTGTGCAGGAGCACATGGAGACGGACCTCGCCCAACTGCTGGAACAAGGTCCTCTAACCGAAGACCACGCTAAGCTGTTCATGTACCAACTTCTCCGAGGGCTCAAGTACATTCACTCAGCCAACGTGCTTCACAGAGATTTAAAGCCAGCCAATATATTCATCAGTACTGAGGAACTGCTGCTCAAGATCGGGGACTTTGGACTGGCACGGATTGTAGATCAACATTACTCACACAAG ggTTATCTCTCCGAAGGGCTGGTAACGAAATGGTATCGATCCCCGCGCCTTCTGCTGTCCCCTAACAACTATACTAAGGCTATTGATATGTGGGCAGCTGGGTGTATACTGGCAGAGATGCTCACAGGGAGAATGCTGTTTGCAG GAAGCCATGAATTGGAGCAGATGCAGCTGATATTGGACACAATCCCTGTGATTCATGAAGAAGATAAGGAAGAGCTTCTGAAAGTTATGCCATCTTTTATAAATGCCACTTGGGAGGTTAAGAAACCTCTACGAAAGCTGCTTCCTGAGATGAACTCGGAGG CTATtgatttcttggaaaagataCTGACCTTCAACCCAATGGATCGATTAACTGCTGAGGCTGCTCTACAGCATCCCTACATGAGCCCCTACTCCTGCCCTGAGGATGAGCCAATATCCCAACATCCCTTCCGGATAGAGGATGAAATTGATGATATTTTGCTCATGGAAGCCAGTCAGAGCCAACTCTCTAACTGGGACAG GTACCAAGTGAGTCTGTCTTCTGACTTGGACTGGAGGTCCGACCTAAGCCGTGGAATGAGCGATGTCCAAAGAGACCCTCGAGCCGGATCTGAACTGCAAGTAGAAGAAGCTCAAGTGGACCCACGCAAGTATTCCCAAAGCAGCTCTGAGAGATTCTTGGAACAATCCCACTCTTCAATGGATAGGGTTTTTGAAGGAGATTGTGGAAAGTCCTTTGAATATAAAGTAGGGTCACCTTCCTACCTGGACAAGTTGCTCTGGAGAGACAACAAGCCCCACCACTACTCAGAACCCAAGCTAATTATGGACCTCTCTAACTGGAAAAGAACAACAATCCCACCGGCTGAAGACTTAACACTGCAAGAGGAGCCATCCAACCTTTTTCTAGAGATAGCTCAGTGGGTAAAGAGCACCCAGGTTGGTCTTGAGTGTCCTTCCAAGCCATGTTCAGACACCCAAGAACATAACCCACCTTGCTCTCCTAGACATGAGCTGCCAAGTAGTATCAGCAAAGACGCAGAGTCTCAATTTGACCTTGATGTTTTTATTACTAGGGCGTTAAAATTATGTACTAGCCAAGAAGACTTGGCGGACAATAAACTGGCGGATCTAAATGGAGCCTGCATCTCAGAACACCCAAACGACATAGTCCAAAAGGAAACATTTCATAAAGACAGATGGTAG